A genomic region of Prionailurus bengalensis isolate Pbe53 chromosome D1, Fcat_Pben_1.1_paternal_pri, whole genome shotgun sequence contains the following coding sequences:
- the LOC122482490 gene encoding olfactory receptor 6M1-like: MAMRNQSTLSEFTLVSLPVIQELQVLLFVILLLVYMLIITGNIVIISLIWTDNRLQTPMYFFLSNLSFLDILFTTTIAPKLLACLLEKKKTISFAGCITQVYFYFFLGTVEFIFLAVMSFDRYVAICNPLRYTIIMNSRVCLLLVLGCWVGAFLSVLCPTIVVSRLPYCHREISHFFCDIAPLLQVACIDTHFIEMINFLLSSLVVLSSLVLTTTSYTYIISTIMCIPSAQGRQKAFSTCASHITVVSIAYGSSIFTYVRPNQSHSLDFDKVTAVLTTMVTPLLNPFIYSLRNEKVKEVLKESVSRIVPPHSKGT, translated from the coding sequence ATGGCTATGAGAAACCAGAGTACATTGAGTGAATTCACATTGGTCTCCCTTCCTGTCATCCAGGAGCTTCAAGTCTTGCTGTTTGTCATTCTCCTGCTGGTTTATATGCTCATCATAACGGGAAACATTGTCATCATTTCCTTAATATGGACTGATAATCGTCTCCAGACACCAATGTATTTCTTCCTTAGTAATTTGTCATTTTTGGACATTTTGTTCACAACTACTATTGCCCCAAAGTTGCTAGCTTGTctcttagaaaagaagaaaaccatatCCTTTGCTGGCTGCATCACTCAagtttatttctacttctttctggGGACTGTGGAGTTTATCTTCCTAGCGGTGATGTCCTTTGACCGCTACGTGGCCATCTGTAACCCCCTGCGCTATACCATCATCATGAACAGTAGGGTCTGTCTCCTGCTGGTTCTGGGCTGCTGGGTGGGAGCCTTTCTCTCAGTGCTATGCCCAACTATTGTGGTGTCCAGATTGCCCTACTGTCATAGAGAAATTAGTCATTTCTTCTGTGACATTGCCCCTTTACTACAGGTGGCCTGCATTGATACCCACTTCATTGAGATGATAAACTTCCTCTTATCTTCCCTTGTGGTCCTGAGTTCACTGGTGCTCACCACCACATCCTACACCTACATCATTTCTACCATCATGTGCATCCCCTCAGCCCAAGGACGTCAGAAGGCCTTTTCCACCTGTGCTTCTCACATCACAGTCGTCTCCATTGCCTATGGAAGCTCCATCTTCACATACGTGAGGCCCAACCAGAGCCATTCACTGGATTTTGATAAAGTGACGGCTGTCCTCACTACAATGGTGACCCCTCTTCTGAATCCTTTCATTTATAGCTTGAGGAATGAAAAGGTAAAGGAAGTCTTGAAAGAGTCAGTTAGCAGGATAGTTCCACCACATTCCAAGGGAACATAA